From a single Arachnia propionica genomic region:
- a CDS encoding RNA polymerase sigma factor, which produces MTHETQDEAVSAPRPRPHHAAQPSASSAASHDKDRRLVLRAQDGDINAFEQLVERYQGRLFRTAYMIVRNRHDSEDIVQETLIQAWRSLHLVREPAAFRGWLMRICTNKTASMTRKRQRRATDPYDSEGLETASAMAETTSHSTTDPAESSEVNAQIKALADLLASVKPELRIVWVLREVDDMSYEEIAQALNLTESTVRGRLARARSLVMRQMKEWA; this is translated from the coding sequence ATGACACATGAGACGCAGGACGAGGCAGTGTCGGCGCCTCGTCCGCGTCCACACCACGCCGCACAACCGAGCGCCTCGTCCGCCGCATCCCACGACAAGGACCGCCGCCTGGTCCTGCGCGCCCAGGACGGTGATATCAACGCCTTCGAGCAGCTCGTCGAGCGTTATCAGGGGCGCCTGTTCCGCACCGCCTACATGATCGTGCGCAACCGTCACGACAGTGAAGACATCGTCCAGGAGACCCTCATCCAGGCCTGGCGCAGTCTTCACCTGGTCAGGGAGCCCGCCGCCTTTCGAGGCTGGCTCATGCGGATCTGCACCAACAAGACCGCCAGCATGACACGCAAGCGCCAACGTCGGGCCACCGACCCCTACGACTCCGAGGGCCTGGAGACTGCGAGCGCCATGGCGGAGACGACGTCACACAGCACCACAGACCCGGCTGAGTCCAGCGAGGTCAACGCCCAGATCAAAGCGCTGGCCGACCTGTTGGCCTCCGTGAAACCCGAGTTGCGCATCGTCTGGGTGCTCCGAGAGGTTGACGACATGTCCTACGAGGAGATCGCCCAGGCTCTGAACCTGACCGAGTCCACCGTCCGCGGGAGGCTGGCGCGCGCCCGTTCTCTCGTCATGCGCCAGATGAAGGAGTGGGCATGA
- a CDS encoding DUF6286 domain-containing protein, with translation MRTPVPNLIRRPSRSAPSVVLALLLLAVGGLGAWLTGHRIVTGTWPDHAVTTLDSIGSTALGSAAMLTAAGIAAVCGLTMVLAALWPGLPERIEILPDAIPGQTAVRRRDLAALVRTQVEQIGGVHSAAVTTRRSRVDVVVLSVLDDLGPVLEAARKKTDEALQTLQPAGITRSRVRIKHTS, from the coding sequence ATGAGAACACCCGTTCCGAACCTCATTCGTCGCCCGTCCCGCAGCGCCCCCAGTGTCGTCCTGGCACTGCTGCTGCTCGCGGTCGGAGGCCTGGGAGCCTGGCTGACGGGGCACCGGATCGTGACCGGCACCTGGCCGGACCACGCCGTCACCACGCTTGACTCCATCGGATCCACCGCCCTCGGCTCCGCCGCGATGCTCACCGCCGCCGGGATCGCCGCCGTATGCGGCCTGACCATGGTCCTCGCGGCCCTGTGGCCGGGCCTGCCCGAGCGCATCGAGATCCTCCCCGACGCCATCCCCGGCCAGACCGCGGTGCGGCGCCGCGACCTGGCCGCCCTGGTGAGGACCCAGGTCGAGCAGATCGGCGGAGTCCACTCCGCCGCCGTCACCACCCGTCGCTCCCGGGTCGACGTCGTCGTCCTCAGTGTCTTGGACGACCTCGGCCCGGTGCTTGAAGCCGCCCGCAAGAAAACCGACGAGGCCCTGCAGACGCTCCAGCCCGCGGGCATCACACGCAGCCGCGTGCGAATCAAGCACACGAGCTGA
- the secA2 gene encoding accessory Sec system translocase SecA2 gives MPLTSVADRLRESMWRSANDKRLKRLRRVVEAMPEDPPEVPARLDVTGDAELAGFLALAGEVAGREVGLAPFPNQYLATAALLRGFSIELATGEGKTLVGAMAAAGWALEGRHVHVLTANDYLAARDADWMGPLYRGLGLTCAAVQADQDLPARQVAYAADITYSSVAEAGFDLLRDRLAARPGERTGARREVVLVDEADAVLLDEARVPLVLAADAEPHRDEHALVLASYVRGLEAGRDYVVAPDRRTVHLTDDGLRRVEDDHPDRDLFGTDSEFLVSLNLALHAHAALERDVDYLVADDRVWLVSGSRGRVDRLQRWPDGLQLAVEAKEALETAPGLQVLDQLVIAELVGGYDKLVGMSATMRSAEEELESLYGLQVAVIPSHLPCRRTDHPTRLYATSEHRDAALADLVRESGERGRPVLVATQSVRESERIADLLRGLGVDCVLLNARNATEEAAIISRAGEAGRVTVSTQMAGRGTDVVPSPEAVDAGGLLVVGVGRFPSARLDDQLRGRAGRQGDPGESVFLASLEDRLVTDNDPDHPDPAVVDGDGEVEQCRANRRVLGVVDHAQRISDGEQRNLRWLSWRYGELLHRQRAHLVEVRETCLEGPEALDRLADHAPEEVAELGERVGEDKLEEGARLALVAAIDAAWSAHLGHAAELREGIHLRVLAREDPLTEFEKEMGAAYQGLAESILDDAVATLLEAPVVDGRLDLESLGTRIPSATWAYTVTDNELGDDFTRMGRALRRRLAGGR, from the coding sequence GTGCCCCTCACATCCGTCGCCGACCGTCTGCGCGAGTCCATGTGGCGTTCCGCCAATGACAAACGACTCAAACGCCTCCGACGGGTCGTGGAGGCCATGCCGGAGGATCCACCCGAGGTCCCTGCCCGGCTCGATGTGACCGGCGACGCCGAGCTGGCGGGTTTCCTGGCGCTCGCAGGCGAGGTGGCGGGGCGGGAGGTGGGTCTCGCTCCCTTCCCCAACCAGTACCTGGCCACCGCCGCCCTGCTGCGGGGGTTCTCCATCGAGCTGGCGACCGGGGAGGGCAAGACCCTCGTGGGTGCGATGGCCGCCGCCGGTTGGGCCCTGGAGGGCCGTCACGTCCACGTGCTGACCGCCAACGACTACCTCGCGGCCCGCGACGCCGACTGGATGGGTCCGCTGTACCGCGGCCTCGGACTGACCTGCGCGGCCGTGCAGGCCGACCAGGACCTGCCCGCCCGGCAGGTCGCCTACGCCGCCGACATCACCTACTCCTCGGTTGCCGAGGCCGGTTTCGACCTGCTCCGCGACCGCCTCGCCGCCCGGCCCGGGGAGCGCACCGGGGCCCGCCGCGAGGTGGTGCTCGTCGACGAGGCCGACGCGGTCCTGCTCGACGAGGCCCGCGTGCCCCTGGTGCTCGCCGCCGACGCCGAACCGCACCGCGACGAACACGCCCTGGTGCTCGCTTCCTACGTGCGGGGCCTCGAAGCGGGCCGCGACTATGTCGTCGCGCCCGATCGCCGCACCGTCCACCTCACCGACGACGGGTTGCGCCGCGTCGAGGACGACCACCCCGACCGCGACCTGTTCGGCACCGACTCCGAGTTCCTCGTCTCGCTGAACCTCGCCCTCCACGCCCACGCCGCCCTGGAACGCGACGTCGACTACCTCGTCGCCGACGACCGTGTCTGGCTCGTCAGCGGGTCGCGGGGAAGAGTGGACCGGCTGCAACGCTGGCCCGACGGGCTGCAGCTCGCCGTTGAGGCAAAGGAAGCCCTCGAGACCGCCCCCGGACTCCAGGTCCTCGACCAGCTCGTCATCGCGGAACTGGTCGGTGGCTACGACAAACTCGTCGGCATGAGCGCGACCATGCGGTCCGCTGAGGAGGAACTCGAATCCCTGTACGGGCTGCAGGTTGCGGTGATCCCGTCGCACCTGCCGTGCCGCCGCACCGACCACCCCACCCGGCTCTACGCCACCTCCGAGCATCGTGACGCGGCCCTGGCGGACCTCGTCCGGGAATCCGGGGAGCGGGGACGACCCGTGCTGGTCGCGACCCAGAGCGTGAGGGAATCGGAGCGGATCGCGGACCTGCTGCGCGGCCTCGGCGTCGACTGCGTGCTGCTGAACGCCCGCAACGCCACCGAGGAGGCCGCGATCATCTCGCGGGCCGGGGAGGCGGGCCGGGTCACGGTGTCGACGCAGATGGCCGGGCGCGGCACCGACGTGGTGCCCTCACCCGAGGCCGTCGACGCGGGCGGTTTGCTGGTGGTCGGGGTGGGGCGTTTCCCCAGCGCCCGGCTCGACGATCAGCTCCGTGGTCGCGCCGGACGGCAGGGCGATCCGGGGGAGTCGGTGTTCCTCGCCAGCCTCGAGGACCGCCTCGTCACCGACAACGACCCCGACCATCCCGACCCCGCGGTCGTGGATGGCGACGGTGAGGTCGAGCAGTGCCGCGCGAACCGTCGCGTCCTGGGGGTCGTGGATCATGCGCAGCGGATCAGCGACGGCGAGCAGCGCAACCTGAGGTGGCTGTCGTGGCGCTACGGCGAACTATTGCACCGCCAACGTGCCCACCTCGTCGAGGTGCGCGAAACCTGTCTCGAGGGGCCCGAGGCCCTCGACCGGCTCGCCGACCACGCGCCCGAGGAGGTCGCGGAACTGGGCGAGCGGGTTGGGGAGGACAAACTCGAGGAAGGGGCGCGACTGGCGCTGGTCGCGGCCATCGATGCCGCCTGGAGCGCGCATCTTGGGCACGCAGCCGAGCTGCGCGAGGGCATCCATCTGCGGGTGCTGGCCCGCGAGGATCCGCTGACCGAGTTCGAGAAGGAGATGGGTGCCGCCTATCAGGGACTCGCCGAGAGCATCCTCGACGACGCCGTCGCCACCCTCCTGGAGGCCCCGGTCGTCGACGGGCGGCTGGACCTGGAATCGCTGGGCACCCGCATCCCCAGCGCCACCTGGGCCTACACCGTCACCGACAACGAACTGGGCGACGACTTCACCCGGATGGGACGTGCCCTGCGCCGTCGTCTCGCGGGCGGTCGTTGA
- a CDS encoding ribose-phosphate pyrophosphokinase, whose product MKGIVVFSGSAHHALADEICDHLEVPRSHVKISRFSNDCLQAQLLANCRQRDVYIVQPLVPPTQEHLMELLLMVNAARGASATQITAVIPHYAYARSDKKDASRISLGGRLVADLLVTAGVDRVLTMNLHAPQVHGFFSVPVDHLTALGVIADHYRGRDLSNHVVVSPDLGNAKQATLLARLLGLPVAAGNKQRLADDKVVISSVVGDVAGKKAIVLDDEIATGGSIVEIVSRLADFGCVEASIACTHGLFSGSAVERLTSATHISEVVSTNTVPAPENFPGLKVLSVASLFAEAIARIHSGNSVSTLFNGVDPAYAQPQEPEGLF is encoded by the coding sequence GTGAAGGGCATCGTCGTTTTCTCCGGATCCGCCCATCATGCGCTGGCTGATGAGATCTGCGACCATCTGGAGGTTCCCCGGAGCCATGTGAAGATCTCCCGGTTCAGCAACGACTGCCTTCAGGCCCAGTTGCTCGCCAACTGCCGGCAGCGCGACGTCTACATCGTGCAGCCTCTCGTGCCTCCCACCCAGGAGCATCTGATGGAGCTGCTGCTGATGGTCAACGCGGCCCGTGGCGCGTCGGCGACGCAGATCACGGCGGTGATCCCGCACTACGCCTACGCCCGTTCCGACAAGAAGGACGCATCCCGCATCTCCCTGGGCGGCCGTCTCGTCGCCGACCTGCTGGTCACCGCCGGCGTCGACCGGGTGCTGACGATGAACCTTCACGCGCCGCAGGTGCACGGATTCTTCTCCGTTCCGGTGGATCATCTCACGGCGCTCGGTGTCATCGCCGACCACTACCGTGGACGCGACCTCAGCAACCACGTCGTCGTGTCCCCGGACCTGGGCAACGCCAAACAGGCGACGCTGCTGGCGCGTCTACTCGGGCTGCCGGTGGCAGCCGGCAACAAACAACGCCTCGCCGACGACAAGGTGGTGATCTCGTCGGTGGTCGGTGACGTCGCGGGCAAGAAGGCCATCGTCCTCGACGATGAGATCGCCACGGGCGGATCGATCGTCGAGATCGTCTCCCGGCTGGCCGATTTCGGCTGCGTCGAGGCCTCCATCGCCTGCACCCACGGCCTGTTCTCAGGCTCGGCGGTGGAGCGTCTCACCTCCGCCACCCACATCTCGGAGGTGGTCTCCACCAACACCGTCCCCGCCCCCGAGAACTTCCCGGGCCTGAAGGTGCTGAGCGTCGCCTCGCTGTTCGCGGAAGCCATCGCCCGCATCCACAGCGGCAACTCGGTCTCGACACTGTTCAACGGGGTCGATCCCGCCTACGCCCAGCCCCAGGAACCCGAGGGCCTGTTCTGA
- a CDS encoding Asp23/Gls24 family envelope stress response protein, producing the protein MSTFNQLSHSVRRSTASARPSARSHEQDDAETRKYQRLIASLHEEWDQLESQASTSVMPKRHLMEAILAETRHGAQVEMPATDLGPYSMSEFSLRALIRRTVDRVPGAHALRSSFEHAPSSVDHRGLGVPETITCRISAHISVESLPQLAQLVRDAVRAACRENLGVSPTVNVHIQDLHDDD; encoded by the coding sequence ATGAGCACCTTCAATCAGCTCTCACATAGCGTCCGACGCTCGACGGCGTCGGCCAGGCCATCCGCCCGGTCTCATGAGCAAGACGACGCGGAAACACGGAAATACCAGCGTCTGATCGCCTCCCTGCACGAGGAGTGGGACCAGCTGGAATCTCAGGCGAGCACCTCAGTCATGCCCAAGCGCCACCTGATGGAGGCCATCCTCGCCGAGACCCGTCACGGCGCCCAGGTGGAGATGCCCGCGACCGATCTGGGGCCCTACAGCATGTCTGAGTTCTCGCTGCGGGCACTCATCCGACGCACCGTGGACCGTGTGCCCGGCGCGCATGCCCTGCGGTCCTCTTTCGAGCACGCCCCCTCAAGCGTGGATCACCGCGGGTTGGGGGTTCCAGAGACCATCACCTGTCGGATCTCCGCCCACATCAGCGTGGAAAGCCTGCCGCAGCTCGCCCAGCTGGTCCGTGACGCCGTTCGAGCAGCCTGCCGTGAGAACCTAGGAGTGTCCCCGACCGTCAACGTCCACATCCAGGATCTTCACGATGACGACTAG
- a CDS encoding trypsin-like serine peptidase, with product MLKHTTSGKLASLLGVFVLCLSGAGLTGPTSLAKADEISSDSVSPVGVDGQGNPLEFTPELAAAASQESSAAGGVVEAYSPEDRGGWKIIGPDGRQRITNTTDFPNRAIVYIHQSDGTQHCTGWLVSADTLVTAGHCIYGKNGWNFDLEYSPGANEAERPYGTAKAARMWTDTSWISNRESKLDWAIVKLSQSFPQVGHFGYRWQSASLDGTKVDIRGYPGDKPHGEMWGMAGTITRSEANNLYYQIDTAPGQSGSPVFLGDVNQSVAIHRGGDKEKNQSTRITESLFNVISELRR from the coding sequence ATGCTGAAGCACACTACGTCGGGCAAGCTGGCTTCCCTGTTGGGGGTCTTCGTGCTCTGTCTATCGGGGGCTGGACTGACAGGGCCGACCTCGCTGGCCAAGGCCGACGAAATCTCGTCGGATTCGGTTTCTCCCGTAGGTGTGGATGGCCAAGGTAATCCGCTGGAGTTTACTCCAGAACTGGCTGCGGCGGCCTCTCAAGAGTCCTCTGCTGCGGGGGGAGTTGTGGAGGCATACTCTCCGGAAGACAGGGGTGGTTGGAAGATCATCGGCCCGGATGGTCGACAGCGCATCACCAACACCACCGACTTCCCGAACCGAGCTATCGTCTACATCCACCAATCCGATGGGACGCAGCACTGCACGGGATGGCTTGTCTCCGCAGACACCCTCGTGACCGCAGGGCATTGCATCTACGGCAAAAATGGTTGGAACTTCGACCTCGAGTACAGCCCCGGTGCCAACGAGGCTGAGCGTCCCTACGGGACTGCCAAGGCGGCGAGGATGTGGACCGACACCTCGTGGATCAGCAATCGCGAAAGCAAGCTGGACTGGGCTATCGTGAAACTCAGCCAATCATTCCCGCAGGTCGGACACTTCGGATACCGCTGGCAGAGCGCCAGCCTAGACGGCACCAAGGTGGATATTCGAGGCTATCCGGGCGATAAACCACACGGTGAGATGTGGGGCATGGCGGGCACTATCACCCGCAGTGAGGCGAACAACCTCTACTATCAGATCGACACAGCTCCTGGTCAGAGCGGCTCACCGGTGTTCTTGGGTGACGTGAATCAGTCTGTCGCTATTCATAGGGGTGGGGACAAGGAGAAGAACCAATCCACCCGGATCACCGAGAGCCTGTTCAACGTCATCAGCGAGTTAAGGCGTTGA
- a CDS encoding PAC2 family protein, translated as MSDWFAINEDLWGTVAGSELPLFYFFDGFIDSGRVGATLIEALLEHSEPQLLGSFNMDLVHDYRARRPAMVFDRDHWASLEEPVLNLHLARDAEGKPYLVMRGPEPDHRWQLFRDELVGLIEKLDVSMLLTGYGMPMAFPHTRPTPLAIHSTDPDLRQANPRWIERLEIPASFASYLEYHLGTLGISAFGAAAHVPHYLANASFTQAAATILHQYVEVTGLALPTDELDLAAEANLMSIEADTRGDETARELLRQLEEQYDRYTEPTGEDLPSADEIAAAVERFLAQRDEGNQPPTMGE; from the coding sequence ATGTCCGACTGGTTTGCCATCAACGAAGACCTGTGGGGCACCGTCGCGGGATCAGAACTGCCGCTGTTCTACTTCTTCGACGGTTTCATCGACTCGGGACGTGTCGGCGCGACGCTCATCGAGGCCCTTCTGGAACACTCCGAGCCCCAACTGCTCGGGTCCTTCAACATGGACCTCGTCCACGACTACCGTGCCCGCCGTCCCGCCATGGTCTTCGACCGCGACCACTGGGCCTCACTCGAGGAACCAGTGCTGAACCTGCACCTGGCGCGCGACGCCGAAGGGAAACCGTATCTCGTGATGCGCGGTCCGGAACCCGATCATCGGTGGCAGCTGTTCCGCGACGAACTGGTCGGGTTGATCGAAAAACTTGACGTCTCGATGCTGCTGACCGGTTACGGCATGCCCATGGCTTTTCCGCACACGCGTCCCACACCCCTGGCGATACATTCCACAGACCCGGACCTGAGGCAGGCGAACCCCCGCTGGATCGAGCGCCTCGAGATCCCGGCCTCCTTCGCGTCCTATCTCGAATACCACCTGGGCACTCTCGGGATCAGCGCCTTCGGGGCCGCAGCCCACGTTCCCCACTACCTCGCGAACGCATCCTTCACGCAGGCCGCGGCCACCATCCTGCACCAGTACGTGGAGGTGACGGGGTTGGCCCTTCCGACCGACGAACTCGACCTGGCCGCCGAGGCCAATCTGATGTCCATCGAGGCCGACACCCGGGGTGACGAGACCGCCCGCGAGCTGCTGCGCCAACTCGAGGAACAATACGACCGCTACACCGAACCCACCGGCGAGGATCTGCCCTCCGCCGACGAGATAGCGGCGGCGGTGGAGCGTTTCCTCGCCCAGCGCGACGAGGGCAACCAGCCCCCAACCATGGGTGAGTGA
- a CDS encoding stage II sporulation protein M: MNLAFYRIGNLVLVSIAAVIGFLCGLHFGGNSPRVAAHNRLSMWTVLSNNLRVGCLIILLGLISLGVGSLILIAYNQVIFGAAVSGVYMQSGWAPIVTGVLPHALPELAATALCGVLGFESWRALRIIKRRIVSGGIIPFGAKGIIVLGCCALGLYLLGAVIESTISYVKAG, from the coding sequence ATGAATCTTGCATTCTATAGGATTGGAAATCTGGTTCTGGTGTCAATTGCTGCCGTGATCGGTTTTCTATGCGGGCTCCATTTCGGCGGCAATTCCCCGCGCGTTGCCGCTCACAATAGACTTTCGATGTGGACGGTCCTGAGCAACAATCTTCGGGTTGGTTGTCTGATCATCCTCCTTGGCCTGATTTCCCTCGGGGTCGGTTCGCTCATTTTGATTGCATACAATCAAGTGATATTTGGAGCAGCGGTAAGTGGGGTTTATATGCAGAGCGGCTGGGCCCCCATCGTCACCGGGGTCTTGCCTCATGCCTTACCGGAACTCGCCGCGACGGCACTATGTGGTGTTCTGGGATTCGAAAGTTGGCGCGCCCTCAGGATCATCAAGAGAAGAATCGTTTCCGGAGGCATAATTCCCTTCGGCGCCAAGGGGATAATTGTCCTTGGCTGCTGCGCTCTGGGACTTTATCTTCTCGGCGCTGTTATCGAATCTACGATCTCATACGTGAAGGCTGGTTGA
- a CDS encoding MogA/MoaB family molybdenum cofactor biosynthesis protein yields the protein MLAAVITCSDRAVSGAYSDRSGPLLRQALDALGFETRDPRVVPDNLVMIRAAIREAVASGARVVLTTGGTGVGPRDVTVEATLDLLACELPGIMEAIRRHGAEKTPRALLSRGLAGVVECAGTRAIIINAPGSEGGASDTIEVAGPLLQHLVEQLDGADH from the coding sequence ATGTTGGCCGCAGTGATCACGTGTTCGGACCGAGCAGTCTCCGGGGCCTACTCCGACCGTTCCGGTCCGCTGCTGCGGCAGGCCCTGGACGCTCTGGGGTTCGAGACCCGCGACCCGAGGGTCGTGCCTGACAATCTCGTCATGATTCGTGCCGCCATCCGGGAGGCCGTCGCATCCGGGGCACGGGTGGTGCTCACCACCGGCGGCACGGGCGTCGGACCGCGCGACGTCACCGTCGAGGCCACCCTCGACCTGCTCGCCTGCGAACTGCCCGGAATCATGGAGGCCATTCGCCGTCACGGCGCCGAGAAAACCCCCCGCGCCCTGCTGTCGCGGGGCCTGGCGGGGGTGGTGGAGTGCGCCGGGACCCGCGCGATCATCATCAATGCGCCCGGATCCGAGGGCGGCGCCTCCGACACCATCGAGGTCGCCGGTCCGCTGCTGCAACACCTCGTCGAACAGCTCGACGGCGCCGATCACTGA
- a CDS encoding circular bacteriocin, circularin A/uberolysin family: MELFIAEALGVGNEAANQIFTIVMNAGSALFIASAIATLITLRWAGIASVGWTTFFMMVKGLAKKYGTRAALAY; the protein is encoded by the coding sequence ATGGAACTGTTCATCGCTGAGGCTCTCGGCGTCGGCAACGAGGCTGCGAACCAGATCTTCACCATCGTCATGAATGCTGGAAGTGCACTCTTTATCGCATCGGCGATCGCCACCCTGATTACTTTGAGGTGGGCCGGTATTGCATCGGTTGGTTGGACCACCTTCTTCATGATGGTGAAGGGCCTCGCGAAGAAGTACGGTACGCGTGCAGCCCTGGCTTACTGA
- a CDS encoding Asp23/Gls24 family envelope stress response protein, protein MSNNATPQTGQQRERNEKVEEDKTPRGPLQTSHGVTTIDENVVAKIAGMAAREVPGVYDMGNAVRRAFSALTDRIPNVQTNVAGGIGVQKGETQAAIEVTVVVEYGVSIVEVSNAIRRNIIEQLEMTTGLEVVEVNINVTDVHLPDDDSDNSEAADLK, encoded by the coding sequence ATGAGCAACAACGCCACGCCCCAGACCGGCCAGCAGCGCGAGCGCAACGAGAAGGTCGAGGAGGACAAGACCCCCCGCGGCCCCCTCCAGACCTCGCACGGCGTGACCACCATCGACGAGAACGTCGTCGCCAAGATCGCCGGCATGGCCGCTCGTGAGGTGCCCGGTGTCTACGACATGGGCAACGCCGTGCGCCGCGCCTTCAGCGCGTTGACCGACCGCATCCCCAACGTCCAGACCAACGTCGCCGGCGGCATCGGCGTCCAGAAGGGCGAGACCCAGGCCGCCATCGAGGTCACCGTGGTGGTCGAGTACGGCGTCTCCATCGTCGAGGTCTCCAACGCCATCCGCCGCAACATCATCGAGCAGCTTGAGATGACCACCGGCCTGGAAGTCGTGGAGGTCAACATCAACGTCACCGACGTCCACCTGCCTGACGACGACTCCGACAACTCCGAGGCCGCCGACCTCAAGTGA
- a CDS encoding ATP-binding cassette domain-containing protein: METSVLLLLEGLTFGYDESPLFDNLDLDFLEGSLVLLRGKNGAGKTTLCDILTGVLKADSRRCLWRDEEINQEDLRLLVAYASQEPEFFPALSGLENLRLLQLLSNETPSYLEKAVAFALEWGLGGGDLERKQVGNYSGGMRQKLWIAAHLATSREFVILDEPFTHLDYETTRQIARMLQIDPRTRLLVSHQIPEGIEFSDVIDLIGEEEK; this comes from the coding sequence ATGGAAACAAGTGTGCTTCTATTGCTGGAAGGGTTGACATTCGGTTACGATGAATCCCCCTTGTTTGATAATCTTGATCTCGATTTCCTCGAAGGGTCTTTGGTGCTGCTGAGAGGAAAGAACGGGGCAGGGAAGACGACGCTCTGTGACATCTTAACGGGTGTACTCAAGGCCGATTCTCGCCGCTGCCTGTGGCGCGACGAGGAGATCAACCAGGAGGATTTGCGTCTGCTGGTCGCCTACGCTTCCCAAGAACCTGAGTTCTTCCCAGCGCTCAGTGGCCTGGAGAACCTTCGCCTGCTCCAGCTCCTCTCCAACGAGACTCCCAGCTACCTAGAGAAGGCCGTGGCCTTCGCCCTGGAATGGGGGCTAGGTGGGGGCGATCTTGAGAGGAAGCAGGTCGGAAATTATTCGGGAGGAATGCGCCAAAAACTCTGGATCGCGGCACACCTGGCCACATCGCGCGAGTTTGTGATCCTAGACGAGCCGTTCACTCATCTCGATTATGAAACCACCCGGCAGATCGCTCGGATGCTGCAAATCGACCCCAGAACTCGACTCCTCGTGAGTCACCAGATTCCAGAAGGAATTGAATTCTCTGACGTCATTGATCTCATCGGAGAAGAAGAAAAATGA
- a CDS encoding transcriptional regulator yields the protein MTTSLSAAELAHLVTAVPGVRGIEPGIGSTLRTISNYIRQRDPQQARFGVVVEAGSRRAVIEIGIDGSRPVKDIVRDVQETIIRSLSQAGETGDAFDDREGSGSSGAGDRDAPRVTVRVQSLL from the coding sequence ATGACGACTAGCCTCTCAGCAGCCGAACTGGCCCACCTGGTCACTGCTGTCCCCGGTGTACGAGGAATCGAGCCGGGGATCGGCAGCACGTTGAGGACGATCAGCAACTACATCCGCCAACGGGATCCTCAGCAGGCCCGATTCGGCGTGGTCGTCGAGGCGGGCTCGCGCAGGGCCGTCATCGAGATCGGCATTGACGGCTCCAGGCCCGTCAAGGACATCGTGCGCGACGTCCAGGAGACCATCATCCGTTCCCTGTCGCAGGCGGGAGAGACAGGCGACGCCTTCGATGATCGGGAGGGCTCCGGCTCCTCCGGCGCCGGGGACCGGGACGCGCCTCGGGTCACGGTGCGGGTCCAGTCCCTGCTGTAG